The DNA sequence GCGTTTGATTTCCTTCTCGATCTCGCCCTGGGTGTCACCCCACTGGCGAGCGAACTCGCGCCGCGTCAGCTCGAACAGCCCGACGCCGACCAGCATCACGAACACCGCGCCCACCCAGGTGTTCACGCTCTCGGTGTTCAGCGTGGCGCCCAGGTAGCGCAGATCGGGGCCGAGCGCGGCGTTGAGCTGGCGGTGGTAGACCATCTCCACCATCGCGCCGATGCCGACCAGCGCCGCAGCGCCCGTGCCGAACAGGCCGAGGTAGGCCGTCCACAGCCGGCGCAGCTTGCCGAAGGCCGCCACCCGCAGGTTCATCATGATCAGGCTGGCCAGACCGCCCGGCGCATACATCACCATGAACAGGAAGACCAGGCCGAGGTAGAGCAGCCAGGCCGTCGTCAGCTCCGACAGCAGCACCAGCGCGATCACCATCAGGATGGCGCCGAGGATGGGGCCGAAAAAGAAGGTCGCGCCGCCGAGGAACACGAACAGCAGGTAGGCGCCCGAGCGGTGCGCGCCGACGACTTCCGCCGTCACGATCTCGAAGTTCAGCGCGCCCAGCCCGCCGCCGATGCCGGCGAAGAAGCCCGCGATCATGAAGGCGATGTAGCGGATGCGCTGCGTGCTGTAGCCGATGAACTCGACCCGCTCGGGGTTGTCGCGCACGGCGTTGAGCATGCGGCCCAGCGGCGTGCGGGTGAAGGCGTACATCAGCGCGGTGCAGACGAAGCAGTAGACCGCGATGAGGTAGTAGAGCTGGACCTGCGGGCCGAAGGTGATGCCCAGCACCGGCTGGCCGACGACGCGGTTCGACGACACGCCGCCTTCACCGCCGAAGAACTCCGGCAGCATCAGCGACATCGACCAGACCAGCTCGCCCACGCCCATGGTGATCATCGCGAAGGTCGTGCCCGCCTTCTTGGTGGACACATAGCCCAGCAGCGCCGCAAAGGCCAGCCCGCCCAGCCCGCCCACCAGCGGCACCAGGCTCACCGGCAGGCCCAGCGTGCCGGCGCCAACCCGGTTGAGCGTGTGGATCGCCAGGTAGGCGCCGAGGCCGGCGTAGACCGCGTGGCCGAAGCTGAGCATCCCGCCCTGCCCCAGCAGCATGTTGTAGGACAGGCAGATGATGATCGCCACGCCCATCTGCGACAGCATCGTCAGCGCGAAACCGGAGGTCCACAGCGTCGGCGCCAGCAGCAGGACCAGCGCGAAGCCGCCCCAGATGACCCAGCGCCCGACGTTCCATGGCTTGAAATGGAATTCGGAAGGTGTCGACATGCCTCAGCCCTCCCGCGTGCCGAGCAGCCCCTTGGGGCGGAAGATGAGGATGAGCACGAGCAGCAGGTAAGGCAGGATGGGGGCGGCCTGTGCCAGCGTGATGCGCAGCAGCGGCCAGCCCGGGGTGGACGGGCCGATGCCGGCGCCGAAGAGCTGATTGAGCAAGGTGGCGAGCGAGCCGTCCACCGTCAGCGGCAGGGTCTGCAGCAGGCCGACCAGGATCGAGCCGACGAAGGCCCCCGCCAGCGAGCCGATGCCGCCGACCACCACCACCACGAAGATGATGGAGCCGACCACCGCCGCCATCGACGGCTCGGTGATGAAGGTGATGCCGCCGATCACGCCCGCCAGCCCGGCCAGCGCGCAGCCGCTGCCGAACACCAGCATCAGCACCCGCGGCACGTTGTGGCCCAGCGCCTCGGCCATCTCGGGGTGGGTCAGCGCGGCCTGGATGACGAGGCCGATCCGGGTGCGCGTCAGCAAGGCCCACAGCGCCACCAGCATCAGCAGCGCGACCCCCATCATGAACACCCGCGTCATCGGA is a window from the Sphaerotilus montanus genome containing:
- a CDS encoding branched-chain amino acid ABC transporter permease, whose protein sequence is MSTPSEFHFKPWNVGRWVIWGGFALVLLLAPTLWTSGFALTMLSQMGVAIIICLSYNMLLGQGGMLSFGHAVYAGLGAYLAIHTLNRVGAGTLGLPVSLVPLVGGLGGLAFAALLGYVSTKKAGTTFAMITMGVGELVWSMSLMLPEFFGGEGGVSSNRVVGQPVLGITFGPQVQLYYLIAVYCFVCTALMYAFTRTPLGRMLNAVRDNPERVEFIGYSTQRIRYIAFMIAGFFAGIGGGLGALNFEIVTAEVVGAHRSGAYLLFVFLGGATFFFGPILGAILMVIALVLLSELTTAWLLYLGLVFLFMVMYAPGGLASLIMMNLRVAAFGKLRRLWTAYLGLFGTGAAALVGIGAMVEMVYHRQLNAALGPDLRYLGATLNTESVNTWVGAVFVMLVGVGLFELTRREFARQWGDTQGEIEKEIKRREAL
- a CDS encoding branched-chain amino acid ABC transporter permease encodes the protein MLSSGLTLIFSMMGVLNFAHASFYMVGAYIGYALTGVVGFWPALVLAPLVVGALGALFERGALRRVHKFGHVPELLITFGLSYVLLEVVQLIWGRTSVPFTPPTQLQGSAFTLVQSSVEGMRLVWGQAPAEMCQNTASVLLSCSRFPMTRVFMMGVALLMLVALWALLTRTRIGLVIQAALTHPEMAEALGHNVPRVLMLVFGSGCALAGLAGVIGGITFITEPSMAAVVGSIIFVVVVVGGIGSLAGAFVGSILVGLLQTLPLTVDGSLATLLNQLFGAGIGPSTPGWPLLRITLAQAAPILPYLLLVLILIFRPKGLLGTREG